The following proteins are encoded in a genomic region of Nicoliella spurrieriana:
- a CDS encoding tyrosine-type recombinase/integrase, protein MTEEKVYPIKDDQVLNEVEDTLLHNFAKSGPRNYMIFQLGKATLLRCSDVMKLKITDVFDEDGILRDSGYIHDQKTGKQNRLYLKPVANDLLQYQQWRQKMLRSRHQTSEWLFPSIMYPNRHITVNQFYKIMQRTGELLDIDYLGTHTMRKTGAYRLYEQTDHNIALVMQSLNHSSEAMTLHYLGLDETTKRNIFDTIDFG, encoded by the coding sequence ATGACGGAAGAAAAGGTTTATCCAATCAAAGATGACCAGGTATTGAATGAAGTTGAGGACACTCTATTACATAATTTTGCAAAGAGTGGCCCCCGCAATTACATGATTTTTCAGTTGGGGAAAGCAACGCTTTTGAGATGTAGTGATGTAATGAAGCTAAAAATTACCGATGTATTTGATGAAGATGGCATCCTCCGTGATAGTGGTTATATTCATGATCAAAAGACCGGCAAGCAAAATCGGCTCTATTTAAAACCGGTCGCAAATGATCTGTTGCAATACCAGCAATGGCGACAGAAAATGCTTAGAAGTCGTCACCAGACTTCCGAATGGTTATTTCCTTCGATTATGTATCCCAATCGGCATATTACAGTTAATCAGTTTTATAAAATTATGCAACGGACTGGTGAATTATTGGATATTGATTATTTAGGGACCCATACAATGCGCAAAACAGGTGCATATCGGCTCTATGAACAAACTGATCATAACATTGCATTAGTGATGCAATCCTTAAATCATTCCAGTGAGGCAATGACTTTGCACTACTTAGGGTTAGATGAAACGACTAAGCGTAATATTTTCGATACCATTGATTTTGGTTGA
- a CDS encoding acetyl-CoA carboxylase biotin carboxylase subunit produces the protein MMNHLFKSSKAVVDWPFHKLLIANRGEIAVRIIRACRDLGIRTVAVYSTADRDALHTKLADESICIGPASAKDSYLSIDQLIEAAKVTRSDAIHPGYGFLSEDPTFAKQIVANDLIYIGADADVISLLGNKEAARKTMHLNGMPIVSGSKEAVTDEKVAAEQAEQIGYPVMLKASSGGGGKGMRIIHSRKEFAKLFSVAQGEAVESFNDEHMYIEKYLANPRHIEVQIIADQYGNVVSVGERDCTIQSHNQKVMEEAPAVILNDVDRNRMLSICENVVAPLHYVGLGTIEFLYEGPGRFYFMEMNTRIQVEHPITELTSGIDLVKAQLMVSAGAQLAKMHPNESEFALECRITALSAGTITGLHLPGGYGIRIDTAIYQGYVVPPYYDAMIAKIIVFGSNRQEVVQQMRSVIDETVVNGIDTNLNLLAQILSEPDFRNMNTNVNWLDNQIQLSNEQE, from the coding sequence ATGATGAACCACTTATTCAAATCGAGTAAAGCGGTTGTAGATTGGCCATTTCATAAATTATTAATCGCTAACCGTGGTGAAATTGCCGTCCGAATTATTCGAGCTTGTCGAGACTTAGGGATTCGAACGGTTGCTGTTTATTCTACTGCTGATCGTGATGCACTCCATACCAAACTAGCTGACGAAAGCATCTGCATCGGACCAGCAAGTGCTAAAGATAGTTATTTGTCTATTGATCAGTTGATTGAGGCTGCTAAGGTAACTAGGTCTGATGCTATCCATCCTGGATATGGTTTTCTATCAGAAGATCCAACGTTTGCTAAGCAAATAGTAGCAAATGATTTAATCTATATCGGTGCGGATGCTGATGTAATTTCATTATTAGGTAACAAAGAGGCTGCTCGTAAAACGATGCATCTGAACGGGATGCCAATCGTATCTGGAAGTAAGGAGGCGGTGACTGATGAAAAAGTTGCTGCTGAACAAGCTGAACAAATCGGATATCCAGTTATGTTGAAGGCTAGTTCTGGTGGTGGTGGAAAGGGGATGCGAATTATTCATAGTAGGAAAGAATTCGCCAAATTGTTCAGCGTTGCACAAGGTGAGGCCGTAGAATCTTTCAATGATGAACATATGTATATTGAAAAATATTTAGCTAATCCTCGACATATCGAAGTGCAGATTATTGCTGATCAATACGGGAACGTGGTTTCTGTTGGCGAGCGTGATTGTACGATTCAATCTCATAATCAAAAGGTAATGGAAGAGGCACCTGCAGTCATTTTAAATGACGTTGATCGTAACCGGATGCTTTCAATTTGTGAGAATGTTGTTGCCCCTTTACACTACGTTGGACTAGGGACAATTGAATTTTTGTATGAAGGACCTGGACGATTTTATTTCATGGAAATGAATACTAGAATTCAGGTAGAACATCCCATCACTGAATTAACTAGTGGGATTGACTTAGTTAAGGCTCAATTAATGGTATCAGCAGGAGCACAACTAGCAAAAATGCACCCGAATGAAAGCGAATTTGCATTAGAATGTAGAATCACGGCACTAAGTGCAGGAACAATCACAGGATTACATTTGCCGGGTGGATATGGCATTCGTATTGATACTGCAATTTATCAGGGTTACGTCGTTCCACCATATTATGATGCAATGATTGCAAAAATAATTGTCTTCGGTTCAAATCGACAAGAAGTAGTTCAGCAAATGCGCTCTGTTATTGATGAGACCGTAGTTAATGGAATCGATACTAATTTGAATTTATTAGCTCAGATTTTAAGTGAACCTGATTTTCGTAATATGAATACCAATGTGAACTGGTTGGATAATCAAATTCAGTTATCGAATGAACAGGAGTGA
- a CDS encoding biotin-dependent carboxyltransferase family protein, with translation MDKLLVIDAGLQTTIQDLGRFNHQIDGFPTSGCMDQFACKIANLLVGNAVDAAVLEVCITGGTFQFESETFIAFTGGDFALTLNGKSINPNRAIMVQRSDILKIGYANSGRYGYLAIAGGILIPVVMDSRSTTTRIGIGGLHGRSLQAGDCIPISSNNTLDEFAFRQSPLKSPVSVNNYITIRFVKGPQWEQFEQADVKTFLGQSYQVSSAADRMGYRLIGKPIKTSAANMLSEATVFGGIQISSDGKPIVLLADRQTTGGYPVIGVIISVDIPKFVQSQTNRLIKFDLVSFEDANDELLKQQTAINNLNHSWYLKRFKAPIGIKRSAAQKISTLFEQE, from the coding sequence ATGGATAAATTATTAGTGATCGATGCTGGATTACAGACTACTATTCAAGACCTAGGACGTTTTAATCACCAAATTGATGGTTTTCCCACTTCAGGATGCATGGATCAATTTGCATGTAAAATTGCCAATTTATTAGTTGGAAATGCTGTTGATGCTGCAGTGCTAGAAGTGTGCATTACAGGTGGAACGTTTCAGTTTGAATCCGAGACTTTTATTGCTTTTACCGGTGGCGATTTTGCATTAACGTTGAATGGAAAATCTATTAATCCTAATCGAGCTATCATGGTTCAACGTAGCGACATTTTAAAAATTGGTTATGCTAATAGCGGCCGGTATGGCTATTTAGCAATTGCGGGTGGAATCTTAATTCCGGTAGTAATGGACAGTCGTTCCACTACAACTCGGATAGGAATTGGTGGCCTTCATGGACGTAGTTTACAAGCTGGTGATTGTATCCCCATTAGTTCGAATAATACTTTGGACGAATTTGCTTTTCGACAATCACCATTAAAATCTCCAGTTTCAGTTAATAATTATATTACCATTCGTTTTGTTAAGGGTCCTCAATGGGAACAATTCGAACAAGCAGATGTTAAAACATTTCTAGGTCAATCCTATCAAGTATCAAGTGCTGCCGATCGGATGGGATATCGACTTATAGGGAAACCAATTAAAACTAGTGCTGCTAACATGCTATCAGAAGCAACTGTTTTTGGTGGCATTCAAATTAGTTCAGATGGAAAGCCCATCGTATTATTAGCGGATCGCCAAACAACCGGTGGCTATCCAGTAATTGGCGTTATTATTTCAGTAGATATCCCTAAATTCGTACAAAGCCAAACAAATCGATTGATTAAATTTGACTTGGTGTCATTTGAGGATGCAAATGATGAATTATTAAAACAACAAACTGCCATTAATAATCTTAACCACAGTTGGTATCTGAAACGATTTAAAGCACCAATCGGAATTAAGCGTAGTGCCGCACAAAAAATTAGTACTTTATTTGAGCAGGAGTGA
- a CDS encoding acetoin reductase — protein sequence MTKTAVITGAGQGIGEGIAHQLAKDGFAIAVADINEKTANQVANDLKQSGYSAKAYKLDVADRNAVFELVQNAVNELGELGVWVNNAGVAFIESFVDSDPKAFERLIDVNLKGTYWGIQAAAKQFLKQGHGGRIVNAASLAGVEASALQSAYSASKFGIRGLTQSAAKELAKDDITVNAYNPGVVRTPMRDAIDKKTAAIKGISIAEQRADVLTEIDRGREATPADVANLVSWLVNPKTEYITGQSFMVDGGMHYL from the coding sequence ATGACTAAAACAGCAGTAATTACCGGCGCGGGTCAGGGAATTGGTGAGGGGATTGCCCATCAATTAGCAAAGGATGGATTTGCCATTGCAGTAGCAGACATTAATGAAAAAACTGCCAACCAAGTGGCTAACGATTTAAAACAAAGTGGGTATTCAGCTAAGGCATACAAACTAGATGTTGCAGACCGGAATGCAGTGTTTGAACTGGTCCAAAATGCAGTGAACGAACTGGGTGAACTCGGTGTATGGGTCAATAATGCCGGGGTTGCCTTTATTGAGTCCTTTGTGGATTCTGATCCGAAAGCCTTCGAACGATTAATTGACGTCAATTTAAAGGGGACTTATTGGGGGATTCAGGCGGCAGCTAAGCAATTTTTAAAGCAGGGACATGGTGGTCGAATCGTTAATGCCGCCTCGCTAGCTGGAGTTGAAGCCTCTGCATTACAAAGTGCCTATTCGGCCTCTAAATTTGGGATTCGTGGATTAACCCAATCTGCGGCAAAGGAATTAGCCAAGGATGATATTACGGTCAACGCCTACAATCCGGGCGTGGTTAGAACTCCAATGCGGGATGCAATTGATAAAAAGACGGCTGCAATTAAGGGCATTTCAATTGCAGAACAGCGGGCCGATGTATTAACTGAAATTGACCGCGGCCGTGAGGCGACGCCTGCTGACGTTGCCAACTTAGTATCGTGGTTGGTTAACCCTAAGACGGAATACATTACGGGACAGTCCTTCATGGTTGATGGCGGGATGCACTATCTATAA
- a CDS encoding putative hydro-lyase, with the protein MVIKANNSNLTQLSPLELRHLIRKGDYTNQTSGLCAGYTQANLVILPKALAYDFLLFTQRNPRPCPVLEVSDVGSRKLVDFARDVDLANDFPKYRIYRNGKLASETTSIEDIWSNDLVSFIIGCSFSFESELLAAGIDVRNISEHVNVPMFNTNIKLKSAGVFHGNMVVSMRPIRDELVPTAVQVTANMPKVHGAPIQIGHPEEIGIRDLNHPDYGDTVTVKDGETPVFWPCGVTPQNVIMQTKPPLVITHAPGHMLVTDVINSTLKY; encoded by the coding sequence ATGGTGATTAAAGCAAATAATTCTAACTTAACACAATTAAGTCCACTTGAGCTAAGGCATTTGATTCGTAAGGGCGATTATACTAATCAGACTAGTGGATTATGTGCAGGCTATACCCAGGCTAATTTAGTCATTTTACCAAAGGCATTGGCTTATGATTTCTTATTGTTTACTCAACGAAATCCTAGACCATGTCCCGTCCTAGAAGTAAGTGATGTAGGTAGTCGTAAATTAGTCGATTTTGCAAGAGATGTTGACTTAGCTAATGATTTTCCAAAGTATCGGATTTATCGTAATGGTAAATTAGCGTCTGAAACTACTTCAATCGAAGATATTTGGTCAAATGATTTAGTTAGTTTCATTATTGGTTGTAGTTTTTCATTCGAATCAGAACTATTAGCTGCTGGGATTGATGTTCGTAATATTAGTGAACACGTTAACGTTCCAATGTTTAACACCAATATTAAACTTAAATCTGCTGGTGTATTTCATGGAAATATGGTAGTTAGTATGAGACCGATTAGGGATGAATTGGTTCCCACAGCGGTTCAAGTGACTGCCAATATGCCTAAAGTGCACGGAGCTCCAATCCAAATTGGTCATCCAGAAGAAATTGGAATCCGTGACCTTAATCATCCGGACTATGGTGATACAGTAACAGTTAAAGATGGTGAAACACCTGTCTTTTGGCCCTGTGGAGTTACTCCACAAAATGTAATCATGCAGACTAAACCACCATTAGTAATTACACATGCTCCTGGACATATGTTAGTTACAGATGTCATTAATTCAACACTAAAATATTAG
- the pxpB gene encoding 5-oxoprolinase subunit PxpB, whose product MHSFKIIPVGDQALSIVFPDVIDITVNRQIQALVKQINQLNIVGIQSLIPAYHTLMISFDALKVTYLQLRSKLNGLLSTDESLQNAEKRILKIPVCYENPYNPDLQSVAEFAGISPEEVIRMHTQGTYLIYFLGFLPGFAYMASVDKQIAMPRLETPRVKIPAGSVGIAGIQTGFYPVDAPGGWRLIGRTPLKLYNQRKPELFFHSGDFVKFFSISLDEYEKIKLSDQKGEYKVRVVVENG is encoded by the coding sequence ATGCACTCATTTAAAATCATCCCAGTTGGTGATCAAGCATTATCAATTGTTTTCCCAGATGTGATTGATATTACCGTCAATCGCCAAATTCAAGCATTGGTAAAACAGATTAACCAGTTAAATATCGTCGGGATTCAGTCCTTAATTCCTGCTTACCATACTTTAATGATCAGTTTTGATGCACTAAAAGTTACATATTTACAATTAAGATCAAAATTAAATGGATTATTGAGTACGGATGAATCTTTACAGAACGCTGAAAAAAGGATATTAAAAATTCCAGTTTGCTATGAAAATCCTTATAATCCGGATTTGCAGTCAGTAGCTGAGTTCGCTGGTATCAGTCCTGAAGAAGTCATTAGGATGCATACGCAGGGAACCTATTTAATTTATTTTTTAGGCTTTTTACCAGGATTTGCATATATGGCTAGCGTTGATAAGCAAATTGCAATGCCTAGGTTAGAAACTCCTCGGGTAAAAATACCAGCAGGGAGCGTTGGAATTGCAGGAATCCAGACCGGCTTTTATCCAGTCGATGCTCCAGGTGGATGGCGTTTGATTGGTAGGACTCCACTCAAGCTATATAATCAAAGGAAACCAGAATTATTTTTCCATTCAGGTGATTTCGTTAAATTCTTTTCAATCAGTCTAGATGAATATGAAAAAATCAAGCTATCTGATCAAAAGGGCGAATACAAAGTAAGGGTGGTCGTTGAAAATGGATAA
- a CDS encoding folate family ECF transporter S component, giving the protein MHTQKKIFTQPNASGIAILGLLTAIRLILGSSLFTFYLIPNKIQFSFAFIATFLIAMWFGPFWAGFIGGFADIFLTLISGQIYFPGFTLSAIITGFVFGIFFFNRQPTLKTIIISQLIVVIFVNLFLNTLWVVILNHVPFDVIFISRFIKEIVTVLVQVFIMDLIVKNKTIISLGKRLRK; this is encoded by the coding sequence TTGCATACCCAAAAGAAAATATTTACGCAACCTAACGCTAGTGGAATTGCCATCTTAGGGCTTTTAACTGCGATTCGGTTGATATTAGGAAGTAGTTTATTTACATTTTACTTAATTCCTAATAAGATTCAGTTCAGTTTTGCATTCATTGCTACTTTTTTAATTGCAATGTGGTTCGGACCGTTTTGGGCCGGATTTATCGGCGGTTTTGCTGATATTTTTCTAACGTTAATTTCTGGGCAAATTTATTTCCCAGGATTTACGTTATCAGCAATCATAACTGGGTTTGTTTTTGGCATTTTTTTCTTCAATCGTCAGCCAACCCTTAAAACCATTATCATTTCTCAATTAATCGTAGTAATCTTTGTTAATTTATTTCTGAATACACTTTGGGTCGTGATTTTAAACCATGTTCCATTCGATGTGATTTTTATTTCTCGATTCATTAAAGAAATAGTCACTGTTTTAGTTCAGGTATTTATTATGGATCTAATCGTGAAAAATAAAACAATTATTTCCTTAGGAAAACGCCTTAGAAAATAA
- a CDS encoding DUF3324 domain-containing protein: MVKLNLKRVRWLLITSALMLCYWHVTKATVSADNVNSQYSYSVEVDDQKNTSSIQKHVSPNQKLNVKLVFANNSAQVQRLNVNFNTATTGDNGVVQYNFSNLNDRYLGNVNFAKLVNGKKLITLAAKSKVIENYTITVPRKSFNGVIAGGFYITQAKSKHGIHSKNGVSFKNVISYAIPIVLRERNQQVNTKLNLNRVNAKIHYADPTVIAKIDNLTPTLFGQMNINAKIIDKNTNRIVFKQQQGNMAMAPLTRMAYPITIDQKLNPGQYLLKLAISSGKAHWHFTKPFEINAKISQATSKSAPAHAGMPIWVYVAIGGAVLLALLSGVYYLGTRKVRSN; encoded by the coding sequence ATGGTAAAGTTAAATTTGAAACGAGTTCGCTGGCTACTAATAACTAGTGCATTGATGTTGTGCTATTGGCACGTTACTAAAGCAACGGTGTCTGCTGACAATGTTAATTCACAATATAGTTATTCCGTCGAAGTGGATGATCAAAAAAATACTTCATCCATTCAAAAACACGTTAGTCCTAATCAAAAATTAAACGTAAAACTAGTGTTTGCGAATAATAGTGCACAGGTCCAACGGTTGAACGTGAATTTTAATACCGCGACCACTGGTGATAATGGTGTTGTTCAGTATAACTTTAGTAATCTTAACGATCGCTATTTAGGAAATGTTAATTTTGCTAAGTTAGTGAATGGTAAAAAGCTAATCACGCTAGCTGCTAAATCTAAGGTCATTGAGAATTACACAATTACAGTTCCCCGAAAAAGTTTTAATGGGGTGATTGCAGGTGGCTTTTACATTACACAGGCTAAATCGAAACATGGAATTCATTCCAAAAACGGGGTTAGCTTTAAAAACGTCATTTCATATGCAATACCAATCGTTTTAAGGGAACGAAATCAACAGGTTAATACTAAGCTGAATTTAAATCGTGTTAATGCTAAGATCCACTATGCAGATCCAACGGTGATTGCAAAAATTGATAATTTAACACCGACTTTATTTGGCCAGATGAACATCAATGCTAAAATTATCGATAAAAATACCAATCGGATCGTATTTAAACAGCAGCAGGGAAATATGGCAATGGCTCCCTTAACCAGGATGGCATATCCGATTACGATTGATCAAAAGTTAAATCCCGGTCAATATCTATTGAAACTGGCCATTAGTTCTGGCAAGGCCCATTGGCATTTTACTAAGCCATTTGAAATCAATGCAAAAATATCACAGGCAACGAGTAAGAGTGCCCCAGCACATGCGGGGATGCCAATTTGGGTCTACGTTGCTATCGGGGGCGCAGTCCTGTTGGCACTACTAAGTGGTGTCTATTACCTGGGTACTCGTAAAGTTAGATCCAACTAA
- a CDS encoding acetyl-CoA carboxylase biotin carboxyl carrier protein: MDLKVIKELINYLKQNELSEITYRSGEDEVTLKQSLVGSENTFGPINHTDDKGISTDNDQSYTVNSPLVGVFYAAKSPQDDPFVKVGTKVKAGDLIGIIEAMKVMTEIKSDRPGVVSKIMVNNGEEVEYDEPLIQIE; encoded by the coding sequence ATGGACTTAAAAGTGATAAAAGAATTAATCAACTATTTAAAACAAAATGAACTAAGCGAAATTACTTACCGCAGTGGAGAAGATGAAGTTACTTTAAAGCAATCATTAGTTGGGAGTGAAAACACTTTTGGTCCTATTAACCATACTGATGATAAGGGAATCTCCACTGATAATGATCAATCTTACACCGTTAATTCACCGCTGGTAGGAGTGTTTTATGCTGCTAAATCACCACAAGATGATCCGTTTGTGAAAGTGGGGACGAAAGTTAAGGCGGGTGATTTAATTGGAATCATCGAGGCCATGAAGGTAATGACAGAAATTAAATCTGATCGTCCTGGAGTGGTATCTAAGATTATGGTTAATAACGGAGAAGAGGTGGAATATGATGAACCACTTATTCAAATCGAGTAA
- a CDS encoding NRAMP family divalent metal transporter, with product MDNKTTPTNNHGKQMRSVAMGAAFLMAMAAVGPGFLTQTATFTGKLGANFGFAIIICIIMDVVVQLNIWRIIVVSGKRAQVLANEVFPGLGYLLSTLVAIGGLVFNIGNVGGAGLGLNVLFGISPENGAVIAAVIAICIFIVKNALKAMDRTVQILAVIKIGILIYILFVTKIPFQAAATHAFTPTKIDFYSIVTIVGGTVGGYISFSGGHRLLDGGAKGIKDIKYINEGALTGITLASIIRIMLFLAGLAVVMEGFKLDPANPAASIFLHAAGNFGYKFFGLLLFASGMSSILGSTFTSTSFLDYAVNERTTALFKKYRNSIVISFIVFSTLIFYFIGNPAKVLVLVGALNGFVLPIALCILLVAVRKKSIMGKAYHHPLWLTITGWIVIAFMAYASVDTLFELF from the coding sequence ATGGATAATAAAACAACACCAACTAACAATCATGGTAAACAAATGCGCAGTGTTGCAATGGGGGCAGCTTTCCTCATGGCTATGGCTGCCGTTGGCCCTGGTTTTCTAACCCAAACGGCGACGTTTACTGGTAAATTAGGTGCCAATTTCGGTTTCGCAATTATTATATGTATCATTATGGATGTTGTCGTCCAATTAAACATTTGGCGAATTATCGTAGTCTCTGGTAAAAGGGCTCAAGTATTAGCTAACGAAGTCTTCCCAGGATTAGGATATTTATTATCCACCTTGGTTGCTATTGGTGGATTAGTTTTTAACATTGGAAATGTTGGCGGAGCAGGGCTTGGGTTGAACGTATTATTCGGTATTTCTCCAGAGAACGGGGCAGTGATTGCCGCTGTAATTGCAATTTGCATTTTCATTGTTAAAAATGCTTTAAAAGCAATGGACCGAACCGTTCAAATATTAGCAGTAATTAAAATTGGAATTTTAATCTACATATTATTCGTAACTAAAATTCCATTTCAAGCTGCTGCTACCCATGCTTTTACGCCAACTAAGATTGACTTTTATTCAATCGTAACCATTGTAGGGGGAACTGTTGGTGGATACATCTCATTCTCTGGTGGACACCGCTTATTAGATGGTGGTGCAAAAGGAATTAAAGACATTAAATACATCAATGAAGGAGCTTTGACTGGAATTACGTTAGCATCTATCATTAGAATTATGCTATTTTTAGCCGGGCTAGCTGTGGTAATGGAAGGATTTAAACTTGATCCAGCTAACCCAGCTGCATCTATCTTCCTACATGCAGCTGGTAACTTCGGATATAAATTCTTCGGATTATTACTATTTGCATCAGGGATGTCATCAATTTTAGGATCAACTTTTACTTCTACTTCATTCTTAGATTATGCAGTAAATGAAAGAACAACTGCATTATTTAAAAAATACAGAAATTCAATTGTCATCAGCTTTATCGTATTTTCAACTCTAATTTTTTACTTTATTGGGAATCCCGCTAAAGTATTAGTTTTAGTAGGTGCATTGAATGGATTCGTACTACCAATTGCACTATGTATCCTATTAGTGGCTGTTAGAAAAAAATCAATTATGGGCAAAGCTTACCACCATCCTTTATGGTTAACGATAACTGGATGGATTGTAATTGCCTTTATGGCATACGCTAGTGTTGATACTTTATTTGAATTATTTTAG
- a CDS encoding LamB/YcsF family protein — translation MVSIDLNSDIGESYGRYHLGNDAEIISLVSSCNIACGFHAGDPNVMAKTVQLAEKAGVGIGAHPGFPDLNGFGRRYIQMDAESVTDMVTYQVAALAGFTKGHRLHHVKPHGALYNAAGKDINLARAICKGIQNVDSHLLVYGLSNSQLVLAAQEFGLPVVSEVFADRNYQADGTLVPRSQPNAVISDPELIAKRTVEMIKNHSVTAITGETVSLQVDSICVHGDNQKALAIVRRLVDQLKLDSITINKAK, via the coding sequence ATGGTTTCAATTGATTTAAATAGTGATATAGGTGAAAGTTATGGTCGATATCATTTAGGTAACGATGCTGAAATTATATCGTTAGTTAGTTCATGTAATATTGCATGTGGCTTTCATGCTGGCGATCCAAATGTAATGGCTAAAACAGTTCAGCTTGCTGAAAAAGCCGGGGTGGGAATTGGTGCTCATCCTGGTTTTCCAGATTTAAACGGATTTGGTCGTCGTTATATCCAAATGGATGCTGAATCCGTTACAGATATGGTGACTTACCAAGTTGCTGCATTGGCTGGATTTACTAAAGGGCATCGGTTACATCATGTTAAACCACATGGTGCTTTGTATAATGCAGCTGGAAAGGATATTAATCTAGCTCGGGCCATCTGCAAGGGAATTCAAAATGTAGATTCACACTTACTAGTTTATGGATTATCAAATAGCCAATTGGTATTAGCTGCACAAGAATTTGGGTTACCCGTAGTTTCGGAAGTATTTGCAGATCGTAATTACCAAGCAGATGGAACGCTGGTTCCACGTTCACAACCAAATGCTGTAATCAGCGATCCTGAGTTAATTGCGAAAAGAACTGTTGAAATGATTAAGAATCATTCAGTAACAGCAATTACAGGGGAAACAGTTTCATTACAAGTGGATTCGATTTGTGTTCATGGTGATAATCAAAAGGCACTTGCCATTGTTCGAAGGTTAGTTGATCAACTAAAGTTAGATTCAATTACAATCAATAAGGCAAAATAA